The stretch of DNA AATCCAAACTGGAATCTCCTAAATCGGTACTCCAGTAATCGATTCATCTATCTAGAGGAGCACGTTTTCACTGCAACAGCATCTAAGGAATGGAGAGTGGCTCTCTTCCTCAATCAGAGATTATGCACCTGATAGCGAGAGCATCCCCGTCCAGATCTAAGACTCTCCTCCTACTCGGACCGGACGACACTCTAGTGCAGCCTGCGTTCATCTGGGAATCCTCCAGATTATGCTGCCAGGGCCAGGTTCACCTCGTCTCGTTCCGTCTCGTGGGTTCCCCTTCTTGATGAATTCATTCGTCGCAAACCGGAGTAGTATCGAATTCCCAGGAGAAGTTTGGGGATATAAATTATGAACGACGGATCCAACGCGACATTTGAATTAACAGAGGCAATAATGTGGACACTTGATTATCCAAGATCATTCACACAGTTTTGCCATCGTCAAAACTTCACGGACAATGATACAGTATCGAGGAACCCCCTTCCGTGGTTTATGTCTGAGATATCACCACCTGGCCACTCAGAACCAACACAACCCGGTCGTGCTCTGGACGTAGCTGTAATTTTGGCAATACCAAAAGTATAAGATTCGACCCCTCAAACAAGGAGATATGGTGTCAAACGACGACGGGAGCCGAACGATACAATCGGTGGACAATAGCCTCTCTATCCTTGAATTTCTCTATTCTACGGGCCCGAGTTCCCTTACTGTTATCGCCGATGCAGTTGACCTATCCCCTGGGTCGACGCATACTCACTTAGCTACGCTCCGAAAACACAATTATATTGAGAAGAATAATGATCAGTATCAACTGAACCGACGCCTGATTAGCCTCGGTGAACGAGCACGGAACCAGCTTGATATCTATCAAGCGGCAAGGAAACCACTGCACTCTCTTGCAGAGGAGACAGGTGAAGCCGCTCATTTGATACAGGAGTACGAGGGATTCGTTCTTCTATTATACGAGGTGTACGGGACGAACGCTATTGGTGTGGAATATCACGCCCGGAAACGGGACCGACTAATACGGCATCTTCACTGCACTGCGTCGGGGAAAGCACTGCTTTCCCAGCTCCCTCGAAACCGGGTA from Halobellus litoreus encodes:
- a CDS encoding IclR family transcriptional regulator translates to MVSNDDGSRTIQSVDNSLSILEFLYSTGPSSLTVIADAVDLSPGSTHTHLATLRKHNYIEKNNDQYQLNRRLISLGERARNQLDIYQAARKPLHSLAEETGEAAHLIQEYEGFVLLLYEVYGTNAIGVEYHARKRDRLIRHLHCTASGKALLSQLPRNRVESIIESSGLMKNTPNTITDPEKLFDEIEKIDEQGYAISDEEQMLGMRAVGAPVMRVDGTVAGAISVSGPPSRLNGDRFEETLKNEVLQAVEVTEINLNSNAQR